The Mesorhizobium loti genome includes a region encoding these proteins:
- a CDS encoding glyoxalase: MNVAQLPSETAIATPTARGVDIRLEVAVIPVADIDRAKHFYSGLGWRLDADLTGDGFRVIQFTPPGSPCSVVFGSGTRTEPYAQLELDVLRSCGELVVSDIEIARGELADRGVDVSEVFHYAGSEGRVIGPDPERRSYLSWASFSDPAGNIWMLQEVTARAPGRVDTGETTFASSTELAAALRRASVAHGEHEKRTGGQRDANWPDWYAQYMAAEKAGKALPI, encoded by the coding sequence ATGAACGTTGCTCAACTGCCCAGCGAAACCGCGATCGCAACGCCGACAGCGCGAGGCGTAGACATAAGGCTCGAGGTCGCGGTCATTCCCGTTGCGGACATCGACCGTGCCAAACACTTCTATAGCGGCTTGGGCTGGCGACTGGACGCCGACCTCACAGGCGACGGATTTCGCGTCATCCAGTTTACGCCTCCTGGTTCGCCGTGTTCCGTAGTCTTCGGCTCAGGGACCAGAACGGAACCCTATGCCCAGCTCGAACTCGATGTCCTCAGAAGCTGTGGCGAGCTCGTCGTGTCGGACATCGAAATAGCGCGCGGCGAACTCGCCGATCGCGGCGTCGACGTGAGCGAAGTGTTCCACTATGCCGGCAGTGAAGGCCGCGTCATCGGTCCAGACCCCGAACGGCGCAGCTACTTGTCGTGGGCATCCTTTAGCGATCCGGCCGGAAATATCTGGATGTTGCAGGAGGTCACTGCGCGAGCGCCCGGCCGCGTCGACACTGGCGAAACCACATTTGCCTCGTCGACCGAGCTCGCGGCCGCGCTCCGGCGTGCGTCTGTGGCCCATGGCGAGCACGAGAAGCGGACAGGCGGCCAGCGTGATGCGAATTGGCCGGACTGGTACGCGCAGTATATGGCGGCGGAGAAGGCAGGCAAAGCGCTGCCAATATAA
- a CDS encoding class I SAM-dependent methyltransferase: MYDQSKVSELIRFARVVAGSTVIDVYPGDGDWTRLFSDIVGPEGRVYSFVPAEVAHFKNDPVGSMRTLAKEPGRENVEAVSADLVAMPEVTQPADVLWLHLFYHDLHTELIQARGATAADFNRAVYDRLKPGGSYVIVDHAAALGSGTSDTQSLHRIEPASVREEVVAAGFVLDAESTVLANKDDAHSIKVFDTSIKGETDRFTYRFVKI, encoded by the coding sequence ATGTACGACCAATCCAAGGTATCCGAGTTGATCCGGTTCGCACGAGTTGTTGCGGGCTCCACCGTCATTGACGTTTACCCAGGCGACGGCGACTGGACCCGTCTCTTCTCCGACATCGTGGGACCCGAAGGACGGGTCTACAGCTTCGTGCCTGCCGAAGTCGCCCACTTCAAGAACGATCCGGTCGGCAGCATGCGGACGCTTGCGAAGGAGCCGGGCCGAGAGAACGTCGAAGCCGTCTCGGCGGACCTGGTGGCGATGCCGGAGGTTACGCAACCGGCGGATGTCCTGTGGCTGCACCTGTTCTACCACGATCTCCATACCGAGTTGATCCAGGCCAGGGGCGCGACCGCGGCCGACTTCAATCGAGCCGTCTACGATCGGCTAAAGCCCGGTGGGTCCTACGTCATCGTCGACCACGCCGCCGCCTTAGGGTCGGGCACGAGCGACACCCAGTCGCTGCATCGAATTGAGCCTGCGTCCGTCCGCGAGGAGGTCGTGGCGGCCGGCTTCGTACTGGACGCGGAAAGCACCGTACTCGCGAATAAGGATGATGCGCACTCGATCAAGGTGTTCGATACCTCGATCAAGGGCGAGACCGATCGCTTCACCTATCGGTTTGTGAAAATCTAA
- a CDS encoding response regulator transcription factor, whose translation MVTGFSTGQGGAAAASVPTPVVFVVDDDISVRESLELLIRSAGWQPQMFESAEPFLSHARAPVPNCLILDVNLPDLNGLDLQELIAVEHADMPIIFITGYGDVPTTVKAMKAGAVEFLTKPFSDDVVIPAIEKALERSRALLVRDAEMRLLKDRYASLSRREREVMALVASGLLNKQVGFELGISEITVKAHRGQVMRKMEARSLPYLLSMAAKLGLSG comes from the coding sequence ATGGTTACGGGTTTCTCAACTGGCCAAGGCGGGGCAGCGGCGGCATCTGTGCCGACGCCTGTCGTGTTCGTCGTGGATGACGACATTTCCGTTCGTGAATCTCTCGAGTTGCTCATACGCTCCGCAGGCTGGCAGCCACAGATGTTCGAGTCGGCGGAGCCGTTCCTCTCTCATGCTCGGGCGCCGGTTCCGAATTGCCTGATTCTGGACGTCAATCTCCCTGATCTCAATGGACTTGATTTGCAGGAGTTGATCGCTGTCGAGCACGCGGACATGCCGATCATCTTCATAACCGGTTACGGCGATGTGCCGACGACGGTCAAGGCGATGAAGGCCGGCGCCGTTGAGTTTCTGACAAAACCATTCAGCGATGACGTGGTGATACCGGCTATCGAAAAGGCGCTCGAACGAAGCAGGGCCCTACTTGTTCGCGACGCAGAGATGCGCTTGCTCAAGGACCGATATGCATCGCTCAGTCGCCGCGAGCGAGAGGTCATGGCATTGGTGGCGTCCGGGCTGCTGAACAAACAGGTCGGCTTCGAGCTAGGCATTAGCGAGATCACGGTGAAAGCGCACCGAGGTCAAGTGATGCGAAAGATGGAAGCCCGCTCGCTCCCGTATCTGCTGAGCATGGCGGCGAAACTCGGCCTGTCAGGCTAG
- a CDS encoding type 1 glutamine amidotransferase domain-containing protein, with the protein MKILMVLTSHDRLGDTGKPTGFWLEEFAAPYYVFQGAGAEVTLASPKGGHPPIDPKSDDPDNQTEAMTRFKGDPATQALLANTEMLRDIKADGFDAVFYPGGHGPMWDLVDDKDSIALIEEFYNAGKPVAAVCHAPAVLLKVTYQGQPIVRGKRVTGFTNTEEEAVQLTNVVPFLLEDELKRLGGRYEKKEDWADFTVVDGRLITGQNPSSSGSAAVNLLGVLRL; encoded by the coding sequence ATGAAAATCCTGATGGTTTTGACTTCGCACGACAGGCTTGGGGATACGGGCAAGCCGACCGGGTTTTGGCTGGAGGAGTTTGCAGCACCCTATTACGTGTTCCAGGGCGCCGGCGCGGAAGTAACGTTAGCTTCGCCCAAGGGCGGCCACCCTCCGATCGATCCCAAGAGTGACGATCCGGACAACCAGACTGAGGCGATGACTCGTTTCAAGGGTGATCCCGCAACTCAGGCGCTCCTGGCAAACACAGAAATGCTTCGCGACATAAAGGCGGATGGCTTTGATGCGGTCTTTTATCCCGGCGGTCATGGTCCTATGTGGGATCTGGTCGACGACAAGGATTCGATCGCGCTTATCGAGGAGTTCTACAACGCAGGCAAGCCGGTCGCGGCCGTCTGCCACGCCCCGGCGGTGCTGCTCAAGGTAACCTACCAGGGGCAGCCGATAGTCAGGGGCAAGCGCGTCACCGGCTTTACCAACACCGAGGAAGAAGCCGTGCAATTGACGAACGTCGTACCGTTTCTTCTCGAAGACGAATTGAAACGCCTGGGCGGGCGCTATGAGAAAAAGGAAGATTGGGCCGATTTCACGGTTGTCGACGGTCGCCTGATCACTGGCCAGAACCCCTCATCGTCCGGCTCGGCTGCGGTAAATTTGCTTGGAGTTTTGCGGCTTTAG